A window of Oncorhynchus kisutch isolate 150728-3 linkage group LG10, Okis_V2, whole genome shotgun sequence contains these coding sequences:
- the xylt2 gene encoding xylosyltransferase 2, with translation MVASVRVQKLLRRYKLAIAAALTILLIQGLVVWSLRSLEEGEAERKTRRSKLPDHNSQDPKREAVAWERQNVLSGRSGARWNSRLERTGATAASALRRGTKRRGKHTIRVKVPLGQGVAVDGVPPHDPSSSRNFTDTRGGGEGVARLPPPVMPGEPGSVEGAPQAPSSDFVPKCDIMGKDALSALHRAGSRQCRQEIANIVCQHQAGQLMPRALPQFCPLHGFSSLVQTADEVDNDLSKVENPVRVAFVLVVHGRAIRQLKRLIKAIYHRDHFYYIHVDKRSNYLHREVQQIAQQYPNVRATPWRMVTIWGGASLLKAYLHSMQDLLSMLDWNWDFFINLSATDFPTRTNDELVAFLSQHRDQNFLKSHGRENARFIKKQGLDRLFHECDNHMWRLGERTIPEGLEVSGGSDWFSLTRRFVEYVINSQDELVVGLKQFYTYALLPAESFFHTVLGNSPMCDSLVDNNLRVTNWNRKLGCKCQYKHIVDWCGCSPNDFKPQDLVRIQQLTRPTFFARKFESTVNQEAIHILDTHLYGHYAPGTVAIKAYWESLFELADGVGSLSDVALTAYSSFFRLGLRSLESSQTSLETCRYEPIGYPVSVHLYFYDERFQGYLVRQEVQKVGSRVREMVEVWAVPQATMQLENNLREFERLKNLEVGTEWDPKERIFRNFGGVIGPLDEPVAVQKWVRGPNLTATIVWIDPAQTVAASYDISVDVDAEYTQYKPPLQRPLRPGAWTVRVLRLWERVAEARFLVMPLAFKGREPLRQEEDSWLHAGPPGNLYLEQGFQQLRSVLKLPPQEPALQEAQQRAQLVGKPLEAWVDRTVGAFWVTGDLCSTLPSPGPCPSLGPCTKSTWSSLAPDPKSELGPVKGDGRIR, from the exons aggaaaACGCGGCGGTCTAAGCTTCCTGACCACAACAGCCAGGACCCCAAAAGGGAGGCGGTGGCTTGGGAGAGACAGAACGTCTTGTCTGGGAGGAGCGGGGCCCGATGGAACAGCAGGCTGGAGAGGACGGGGGCCACGGCTGCCAGCGCCCTCCGGAGGGGCACCAAGCGCCGGGGGAAGCACACCATCAGGGTGAAGGTGCCCCTGGGCCAAGGGGTAGCAGTTGATGGCGTTCCCCCCCATGACCCTTCCAGCAGCCGTAACTTCACTGATACccggggtggaggggagggggtggcCAGACTACCCCCTCCAGTCATGCCAGGGGAACCGGGCAGCGTGGAGGGGGCGCCCCAAGCCCCCAGCAGCGACTTTGTGCCCAAGTGTGACATCATGGGCAAGGACGCCCTGTCGGCCCTGCACCGCGCCGGCTCGCGGCAGTGCCGGCAGGAGATCGCCAACATTGTGTGCCAGCATCAGGCCGGGCAGCTCATGCCAAGGGCACTGCCTCAGTTCTGCCCACTGCACG GTTTTTCCAGCCTGGTCCAGACAGCTGATGAGGTGGACAATGACCTGTCCAAGGTGGAGAACCCGGTCAGGGTGGCCTTCGTCCTGGTGGTCCACGGCCGGGCCATCAGGCAGCTCAAACGCCTCATCAAAGCCATATACCACCGAGACCACTTCTACTACATCCACGTGGACAAG cgttCCAACTACCTGCATCGGGAGGTGCAGCAGATTGCCCAGCAGTACCCCAATGTGCGTGCCACGCCCTGGCGCATGGTGACCATCTGGGGCGGTGCCAGCCTGCTGAAGGCCTACCTGCACAGCATGCAGGACCTGCTCTCCATGCTGGACTGGAATTGGGACTTCTTCATCAACCTCAGTGCCACTGACTTCCCCACCAG GACCAACGATGAACTGGTGGCTTTTCTGTCACAGCACAGAGACCAGAACTTCCTCAAGTCACATGGGCGGGAGAACGCCAG GTTCATAAAGAAGCAGGGTCTGGACCGGCTGTTCCATGAGTGTGACAACCACATGTGGCGGCTGGGTGAGCGGACCATCCCAGAGGGCCTGGAGGTGTCTGGGGGCTCTGACTGGTTCTCCCTCACCAGGCGCTTCGTAGAGTATGTCATCAACTCCCAGGATGAGCTGGTGGTGGGCCTGAAACAGTTCTACACCTACGCCCTGCTCCCCGCTGAG TCCTTCTTCCACACAGTGCTGGGGAACAGTCCCATGTGTGACTCTCTGGTGGACAACAACCTGCGTGTTACCAACTGGAACAGGAAGCTGGGCTGTAAGTGCCAGTACAAACACATAGTGGACTGGTGCGGCTGCTCTCCCAACGACTTCAAACCACAGGACCTCGTCAGGATACAG CAACTGACCCGGCCCACGTTCTTTGCCCGAAAGTTTGAGTCCACGGTGAACCAAGAGGCTATACACATCCTGGACACCCACCTGTATGGACACTACGCCCCAGGGACAGTGGCCATCAAGGCCTACTGGGAGAGCCTGTTTGAGCTGGCGGACGGGGTGGGCTCCCTCAGTGACGTGGCCCTCACGGCCTACTCTTCCTTCTTCCGCCTGGGCCTCAGGAGCCTGGAGAGCAGCCAGACCAGCCTGGAGACCTGCAG GTATGAGCCAATAGGCTACCCGGTGTCGGTGCACCTGTATTTCTACGACGAGCGTTTCCAGGGCTACTTGGTCCGTCAGGAGGTGCAGAAGGTGGGGTCAAGGGTCAGGGAAATGGTGGAGGTGTGGGCCGTGCCTCAGGCCACCATGCAGCTGGAGAACAACCTCCGGGAGTTTGAGAGGCTCAAGAACCTGGAG GTGGGCACAGAGTGGGACCCCAAGGAGAGAATATTCCGGAACTTCGGCGGTGTGATCGGGCCCCTGGACGAGCCGGTGGCGGTACAGAAGTGGGTTCGGGGGCCCAACCTCACTGCCACCATTGTGTGGATCGACCCCGCCCAGACGGTGGCGGCGTCTTATGACATCAGTGTGGATGTGGACGCAGAGTACACACAGTACAAGCCCCCGCTGCAGCGCCCGCTCCGCCCCGGGGCCTGGACAGTCAGGGTGCTGAGGCTGTGGGAGCGTGTGGCTGAGGCTCGCTTCCTCGTCATGCCCCTGGCCTTCAAAGGACGAGAGCCACTACGCCAAG AGGAGGACAGCTGGCTGCACGCGGGGCCACCAGGCAACCTGTACCTGGAGCAGGGCTTCCAGCAGCTGAGATCTGTTCTGAAGTTGCCCCCACAGGAGCCCGCCCTGCAGGAGGCCCAGCAGAGGGCCCAGCTGGTGGGCAAGCCCCTGGAAGCCTGGGTGGACCGCACAGTGGGGGCCTTCTGGGTGACCGGGGACCTGTGCTCCACCCTGCCCTCCCCGGGCCCCTGCCCTTCCCTTGGTCCCTGTACCAAGTCCACCTGGAGCTCCCTCGCCCCAGACCCTAAGTCAGAACTTGGCCCTGTCAAAGGTGACGGCCGGATCAGGTAG